In a single window of the Raphanus sativus cultivar WK10039 chromosome 9, ASM80110v3, whole genome shotgun sequence genome:
- the LOC108826645 gene encoding L-tryptophan--pyruvate aminotransferase 1, protein MVKLENINNISLSDSVINLDHGDPTAYEEYWRKIGDRCTVTIRGCDLMSYFSDVNSMCWFLEPELAEAIKELHDAVGNAATEDRYIVVGTGSTQLCQAAVHALSSLAGTQPVSVVAAAPYYSTYVEETTYVRSGMYKWEGDAWDFDKKGPYIELVTSPNNPDGTIRETVVNRPDEDEGKVIYDFAYYWPHYTPITRRQDHDIMLFTFSKITGHAGSRIGWALVKDKEVAKKMVEYIIVNSIGVSKESQIRTAKILNVLKETCKSETENFFKYGHEMMKNRWEKLRGVVKESNVFCLPKYPEAYCNFFGKTLGSYPAFAWLGTKEETDLVNELRRHKVMSRAGERCGSDKKRVRVSMLSREDVFNVFLERLADMKLIKSIDL, encoded by the exons atggtgaaacTGGAGAACATAAATAACATCTCCTTGTCAGATTCCGTCATCAATCTGGATCA TGGAGATCCAACGGCGTATGAAGAATACTGGAGGAAGATTGGTGACAGGTGTACGGTGACGATACGTGGTTGTGATCTGATGAGTTACTTCAGCGACGTGAACAGCATGTGTTGGTTCCTTGAGCCGGAGCTTGCGGAAGCCATCAAGGAGTTGCATGATGCGGTCGGAAACGCAGCGACGGAGGATAGATACATCGTGGTTGGGACTGGTTCGACGCAGCTTTGTCAAGCGGCCGTCCATGCACTATCTTCACTCGCTGGGACCCAACCTGTTAGTGTCGTCGCCGCCGCACCTTATTATTCC ACGTATGTGGAGGAGACAACGTATGTCCGGTCGGGTATGTACAAGTGGGAAGGAGACGCGTGGGATTTCGACAAGAAAGGTCCTTACATAGAGCTGGTGACATCACCAAATAACCCAGACGGCACCATCAGAGAGACGGTGGTGAACCGTCCAGACGAGGACGAAGGCAAAGTGATCTATGACTTTGCCTATTACTGGCCACACTACACTCCCATCACTCGCCGTCAAGACCATGATATCATGCTCTTCACTTTCTCCAAGATCACCGGCCACGCTGGGTCCCGCATCGG GTGGGCATTAGTGAAGGACAAGGAGGTGGCAAAGAAGATGGTTGAGTACATAATTGTGAACTCCATTGGTGTGTCTAAGGAGTCACAGATTCGAACCGCTAAGATTCTCAACGTTCTTAAGGAGACATGTAAGAGCGAAACCGAGAACTTCTTCAAGTATGGTCATGAGATGATGAAGAACCGTTGGGAAAAGCTTCGTGGAGTGGTGAAGGAAAGCAATGTCTTCTGTCTTCCTAAATACCCTGAAGCTTATTGCAACTTTTTTGGCAAAACACTCGGATCTTATCCtg CGTTTGCGTGGCTGGGGACGAAAGAAGAGACGGATCTGGTTAACGAATTGAGGAGACATAAGGTTATGAGCAGAGCAGGAGAGCGTTGTGGTTCTGACAAGAAGCGTGTTAGAGTCAGTATGCTTAGTCGTGAAGATGTTTTCAATGTGTTTCTCGAGAGGCTTGCCGACATGAAGCTCATTAAAAGTATTGACCTATAA